Part of the Zingiber officinale cultivar Zhangliang chromosome 6A, Zo_v1.1, whole genome shotgun sequence genome, TTGAAGCTGATGTATagcaatatttatttattttatttatttccacATGAATTGATATGAATCAATATtgtttatcaaatatttaatcACGTATATATCTCTAAGTTATAATGTATAACAAAATTCTAAGGATACGAATAACTTAGcttaatattttactgtattattctGGATTACAAaacatttttttgatttttttttaaaatttttattttttttaaatttttaattttttttaaaagttttaaattttttatgttttttttaaaatttttttagtttcattttttttctgtgtttttctttttttttcccatattttttttcttatcggaagatatttttgataaaaaaaattcgttaacttCGGAATCAAGAAAATCTCAGTATTCATAGGTTTTCTGATTTCGAATTGTATGAGCAGGGATCCTTAGGTCCGCTTTTAACGGACTAGACTCTAGTCCATTGTACTGATTGGAGGGATTGAATAGTCCCCACGTGTTTATCATTGAATACCTCCAATCACTGCCCCTGGTCCAAAGGCAGACCAATGCAGACGGGACCAAAGAATCTTGCCTGGGATTGCATGTCCCTTTTGCTGACATGTTGGGTATGAAATATTACTCGGGAATTATCGATTATCTAAATTAAACATGATTTTTGAcatataatcaaaattattaagGATAACCTCCAACTAAatgcattttaaattttaaacgatAAAATAACACATTGTTAGTAATAAAGATGATTATACTTATTCTAGTCATCTTTCACAGCCCACTCTCAAttatatcaaaagagataaattatgaCATCGATTTATAGTTATCTGTAAAATTATTAGAGGgtaagaagattttttttttccaatgacATAGTGATAAAATAACACAAGACTTAGTTAAAGGAGGGGAAATAGATCTCTACACCTCTATGAAATGAGTACATTTGCTATCTCTTCGCTttgctataatttttttttttaatttggaaaGTCTAAAACAGTGAAGTGCAGACAGATGAagtacaaattcaaaaaacaacaaGCTaagaagttcaactcataacacATGCAGCACTTACTTGTTGTGTGTTGGGTTTGAGTTTGATGGCGGAATCCTCCTAAAACTCACCCTTGCTTGCCTTCCCCGGTTCACTGTCCGGTCTACTTTCACGGCGACAAACTCTTCTCCGGCCGACAGCAGCTCCCTTGTTTGACCGAAGTTACAGACGGAAAGAAGCCATACCATCAGTAACAGCAGTGCAGATGACAAACGCTTGAGCTTCTCCATCAgtttcatcctcctcctcctctttctctctctcttgtAAACTAATGAGGTGCTTTAGGTGTTTAAATCATTGGATTCTCCTGTGTGTTTCCTGCAATTGTTTATTTTCCTCTGGTTTGAAAACATGTGATTAATCTTTGACTACTGGAAAATAATCTTGTAATTAAGTCAGTCTCTGACCTTCTCCACATTCTGTTCTTCATTTGCTGACTAAGGATTACTATTTTACTACAACTTAAACTTGATGGTGTCTATAGAACATGGTTCTTCAGTAAAGTTTATTGATTCAAGAagtagaattatatatatatatatagatatatattgttgtaaaataaaattaattacagGAATAATTTAGAAGGGTTAAGTTTACGAATCTCACAACCTACTGGTATCGAATGTTTATCGTATCTCACAACATACAAATTTAAATGGGCATTAAACTTAAGCAGCTAAATACATCAGGAAAAAAAATAAGTGTGGATCTAGAACATCGAGATCTCTGTCTCTTCCATGAATATCCCTATCACCTTACCGTTTTCCACACTGCCATTGTAGTCAAGAACACAGGAAAACCTTCGGGGCTACGCCGATTGCACTGTGGATCATTCACTGCTGTGTTTTTAATTTGTTGCATTGCGAGCTTCTTCAATTAATCCTTACGTGAATCTCTCTCGCCAAGCTTCATTGCGATCTCAGTTGATGTCGATGGCTGCGTGGTCTCCACTTGATGCTTCCTTCAGCGCTTCAATCCTGTCCAGAGCTTCTTCTAGCTCGCACCGCTTCTCGTCATCTTCCTCGCAGCAATCTAATCCGATCTGCAGCAACTCGATCAGCGCTTCCTTCGTCGTCGCCGCCGGCGTTGGCTGTACCTCTCCGTCGAGCACCTTGCTCGCCCATTCCTCTCTGGGGACGGAGCTCACCAGGGCCGGCAAGTCTGTCCCTCCCTTCTCCGTGGCCGGCACTTTCCCTGTCAGGATCTCGAGTATGAGCACGCCCAAGCTCCAGACGTCGCTCTTCTTGCACGTCCTCTCTTGTTTCTTATACTCGGGGCACTTGAACGCCGCCATGAATTGGGCGGCGTGCGCCGGGTTCATCACCGGAATCAGGGCGAAGTCGGTGAGCAGTGGCTGGAGGGAGTCATTGAGGAGGACGTTGGTGGACTTGAGGTGGCCGTGGGGCACGCTTAGCATCTGCAGCTCTTCGTACAGGTAGTTTAACCCTTTGGCTACTCCTTTCACAATCTTCAATCGAGTAAACCAGTCAACCGATGCTTTCAGTCGAGAACCGTGGAGGAGATCAGCCAAGCTCCGTTTGACGGCATAGCCAGTGACCAACAGCTTCTCATCTTTCCTGTAATAGTAAGCTACCAATGGCAGCAGATTTGGGTGGGACAATCTTCCTAACCGTCTCATATGCTCGTCGAAGTCCTCCTTCCCTACTCTGTTCATGTTCCTAAACCTTTTGACCACCATGGCCGTGCCGTTCGGCAAGGCGGCCTTGTAGGCGGTGACGAAGTTGCCGGTGGCCAACACCTCTGCAGAGGACTTGAGCAGGTCTCGCAGGTCGAACTTCCCTATGCCTTCTTTCACGAAGATCAACCTTCCTTGGTCGGTCTCCTTTGTGGACTTCTTGCTAGTGGTGCTCCCGCCGCCGGAGCGCGTTGTTCCCTCCTCCATCATTTCTTCCTTAGTTGGCGCGGGCTTGGAGTTCTTTACCGCAACGTTTTTCACCGGAGGCCGGCGACGAGTCGAGAGTATGATGGCGATAATGGCTAGAACTAGACTGAGGACTACCATCGACGACATGTGAAGAAGGGGCTGGTTGGATGATGGAGATGATGGCGAagatgacgacgacgacgacaaTGAACATGAAACTTGAAGAGGTTTGCCGCATAAGCCTTCGTTTCCTGTGATAAAATCGCCACAGAATTAAAAtacaacagaaaatttcaaaactagTACAATTTAAGGTTTTTAGAAGAGGATAACCTGAAAAGAGACTAGCGTCCATATTGCTGATGCCCGCCGGGATGCTTCCCTCCAAGTTATTGTTCGACAAGTTCACCATCTTC contains:
- the LOC121994537 gene encoding pollen receptor-like kinase 4, whose product is MDGRRPLPLLVVVLLLLLARRSLTSPDADVLFAFKATIVDNSGSLSSWIPDTDPCSGHVTKWAGVICDNEGSVDGLRLENMNLAGVIDVGPLAALPQLRSFSIINNGFAGTMPEFGKLTSLKAVYLSRNKFSGELPDASFAGMSWLKKLYLSNNQFAGAIPASVAALPRLLELGLDGNRFAGAIPQFRSNELKMVNLSNNNLEGSIPAGISNMDASLFSGNEGLCGKPLQVSCSLSSSSSSSPSSPSSNQPLLHMSSMVVLSLVLAIIAIILSTRRRPPVKNVAVKNSKPAPTKEEMMEEGTTRSGGGSTTSKKSTKETDQGRLIFVKEGIGKFDLRDLLKSSAEVLATGNFVTAYKAALPNGTAMVVKRFRNMNRVGKEDFDEHMRRLGRLSHPNLLPLVAYYYRKDEKLLVTGYAVKRSLADLLHGSRLKASVDWFTRLKIVKGVAKGLNYLYEELQMLSVPHGHLKSTNVLLNDSLQPLLTDFALIPVMNPAHAAQFMAAFKCPEYKKQERTCKKSDVWSLGVLILEILTGKVPATEKGGTDLPALVSSVPREEWASKVLDGEVQPTPAATTKEALIELLQIGLDCCEEDDEKRCELEEALDRIEALKEASSGDHAAIDIN